The following coding sequences lie in one Spinacia oleracea cultivar Varoflay chromosome 1, BTI_SOV_V1, whole genome shotgun sequence genomic window:
- the LOC110798835 gene encoding uncharacterized protein, translating to MATIHIPQNDESSTLDDFTSLHHELLHNEFLNALQSESVISLSEFRLFITHLDYQENLKRDSFIRDFEVASQTFVKRMGEVSNLLNESIRDASCRRDEFEANLPPMTHGIEELSIGNYIPTHSSLSECFDDGDEKLFAPFCFQVFKSILIERECKFAPQKEHHSPHWHRVVMHFMHTLPLVIAYVLSHEMCASAYDKLLRSLACYLLERYLSGINGHSRLHKESNAQIWRKLTTNGDIGSFTVPFFAITYTFAFSHAYIVQVCKMKHEHTFLDELNSTSRAYKVKVKVIEKGRLTKSPKKGVLYQHLLLKDDKVEAYKDVLVHKGGYEIADAPIRPSDQQWKRSEDELDFQMSFGRQTFVQLVNPEAGPILPDYRYLAYVPRVGDPDDRYDVLGVVLYVEEEAREIKTGQHRVALVREIFITDHGSEQPMVIFAWSDLAAADCEYLSPWAEKFKVVGFTSLRGTSHKGFSLSTSMSTVIIRDPIGARANALTDWALNHQDILANRQARVLDVRNPSPIRVIITLDDLNQKTNINTMQEERLWVKVVVPELDFDRVHAYIGCCNCGRRTDVPVGKAYTCTNCSHKGSMSCPRVTTNCDISDSTGTRSVTMFTSGTIPKKNQRSSNK from the exons ATGGCAACTATTCATATCCCTCAAAATGATGAATCGAGCACACTTGATGATTTCACGTCTCTCCACCATGAGCTTCTCCATAATGAGTTCCTCAATGCTTTGCAATCCGAGTCGGTCATTTCTTTGTCCGAGTTTCGTCTTTTTATAACTCATTTGGATTATCAAGAAAACCTTAAAAGGGATTCTTTTATTAGAGATTTTGAGGTTGCTTCCCAAACATTTGTAAAACGCATGGGAGAAGTCTCTAACCTTCTAAATGAATCCATTCGAGATGCTTCATGTAGAAGAGATGAATTTGAGGCTAACTTGCCACCTATGACGCATGGCATTGAGGAATTGAGTATTGGGAATTATATTCCTACTCATTCCTCCTTGAGTGAATGcttcgatgatggtgatgaaaagcTCTTTGCTCCATTTTGTTTTCAAGTGTTCAAATCGATTTTAATTGAGCGTGAATGTAAATTTGCCCCCCAAAAAGA GCATCATTCTCCTCATTGGCATAGAGTTGTAATGCACTTTATGCACACATTGCCTCTTGTCATTGCATATGTTTTATCTCATGAAATGTGTGCTAGTGCATATGATAAACTCTTGCGATCATTAGCTTGTTATTTACTAGAAAG GTACCTAAGTGGAATAAATGGTCATTCTCGATTGCATAAGGAAAGTAATGCACAAATTTGGAGAAAGTTGACTACAAATGGAGATATTGGATCATTTACGG TACCATTCTTTGCTATAACTTACACCTTTGCTTTTTCCCATGCTTATATTGTCCAGGTCTGCAAGATGAAACATGAACACACCTTTTTGGATGAACTGAACAGTACTAGCAGGGCATACAAAGTGAAGGTGAAGGTCATTGAGAAGGGCCGACTTACAAAATCTCCTAAGAAAGGAGTTCTGTACCAGCACCTACTTCTGAAAGATGATAAG GTTGAGGCATACAAGGATGTTCTCGTGCACAAGGGGGGATATGAAATAGCAGATGCTCCGATCCGGCCTTCCGATCAACAGTGGAAGAGAAGCGAAGATGAGCTCGACTTCCAAATGAGTTTCGGTCGCCAAACATTTGTCCAATTAGTGAATCCTGAAGCAGGACCTATTTTGCCAGACTACCGCTACCTTGCATATGTTCCAAGGGTTGGGGATCCGGATGATAGATACG ATGTTCTTGGTGTCGTTCTGTACGTTGAAGAAGAGGCACGGGAGATTAAAACAGGTCAGCACCGCGTTGCTCTGGTCCGTGAGATTTTTATCACTGACCACGG CTCTGAACAGCCAATGGTCATTTTTGCTTGGAGTGATCTTGCTGCGGCTGACTGTGAATATCTCTCGCCTTGGGCAGAGAAATTCAAAGTGGTTGGGTTCACTTCTCTGCGGGGTACTTCCCACAAAG GCTTCTCCCTCTCAACAAGCATGTCCACTGTGATTATTCGTGATCCAATCGGAGCTAGGGCAAATGCGCTCACAGATTG GGCACTGAATCACCAGGACATCCTCGCTAACAGACAGGCTAGAGTCTTGGATGTTAGGAACCCCTCGCCAATAAGGGTGATCATAACCCTTGATGATCTCAACCAGAAGACA AACATTAATACAATGCAAGAGGAGCGCCTCTGGGTGAAAGTTGTTGTCCCCGAGCTGGACTTTGATAGGGTGCATGCATACATAGGCTGTTGTAATTGTGGCAGACGCACAGATGTTCCAGTGGGGAAAGCCTACACATGCACCAACTGTTCACATAAGGGATCTATGTCTTGTCCCAG GGTAACTACCAACTGTGACATCTCTGACAGTACAGGGACACGTTCAGTAACCATGTTCACTTCGGGGACAATCCCCAAGAAGAATCAAAGGAgtagcaataaataa